Genomic segment of Primulina tabacum isolate GXHZ01 chromosome 11, ASM2559414v2, whole genome shotgun sequence:
CTAATGTACATTTGATATGGCTTGGGATGGCTGAATCactgatatacatgatcaaataatacGATGCCTTCAGATCAGAACTTTAATGTTCAAGACAGCAGCATTGAACCCTCCTAATCCAATTCTTAACACTTGAAGTGGGTCAACTTTGCAGAAAACATTTAGCATCTTAATGGTTTACTAAATCGTCGATTAACGAATCATTACTATTTGTTCACTTCTATATGAAGCTCCATTAATAGAAGTTGTTGATGTTTTGAAGTTTTCGACCTTGTGACGCCTGTGACTTGGCCACAGCTGCCTTCTCTATTTTGTCCCGCATATACTTAATACACTCAAGAGGACAATCATGCTTGTAGAACATAAATGAATAACTTAAATTGAGCAATCAAATTCAGGGAGCCAAAATCATTAATCTGAATTAATTTTCTCAACCAAAAAAATATGTATCCTTCATCTCAGAAAGACAAACTCAATGGTGAACCCTTCGAACCAAAAAGGGCAGAATTACACTCgaacaaaaaaaataacatatCCAACCAATATCTTAAACTTAATTTCGAGAAAAAAATGCTTAATCATAAACTAAAACCCATCGAAATTGTAAAGACTTGAGCTAAGTGACCATAATAGCACCAACAAATTGAAAGGTAAAGAAAATGTACTAATTGACCATAAAAGAGTCCAGAAAAATTCTTACTTGAAAGTTAGGTGATAATGTCCTCTGTACAAACAAGTCCCACTGATTTTGGTCCATAAATTCAGGCTTCAAAAGATTGAGATCTCGTGAAGCCAGTCGACTTGTATTAGCTTCTCGTACAAGTATCTGCAATTTGGATTTCCTATCGCGCCATAATTTAGCCAACTTTCGAAAAGTTGATTTCTTTTCACAATCCTCAACTTCGTAAGTAAGCTGTACATTAAATAACAAGAAAATATGTCTACATTTTGTTATGAAAATGGAAATGAAAAATTAAGTAACTAAATATATTACCTGAAGACAGCTCCACATCCTATCCTTCACTTCTTCGCTTATGTCATTCCATCCATCTAATGTATAAGGCAAAATTCTTTTATCATGCACCCTAGGAAAGAAGCGTACTTCACTGAATTATCTCCAACCGGCTGTCCAAACTCATTACGCTCCAGCTCTTTACACTTGTCTTGGCCACTAACCATTTTCCACTTTGATGCACCCCGTCCTTTTTTCTTATCTATTTTCTCATCATCAATTGGTTCTTTACCATGCAAATCATGTGATGAATTAGCTGAATTGTTAGACTCCATTCTCGATAACCTATTAGATATATTTTCctgtaaaatgaaaaaaaaagataCATTGAAATATACTAGTGTGCTGTAGTAAAATAAAACAAGATTTAATGTCTCACCTGAATTTCATCTACAGATCCTTTGCTTCGTTTTTTGGCCATTTTGCTCATCTTTTGAATGTTATTTAATGACCTGATAAACATGTAATATGACAAGATGCATCACTGAAAATAAACAagcaaacaaatatatttaaacACTGAATAAATAGTTACGTAACTTTAGAAAAACATGtatcaatcaaaataaataactaTAAAATCTATTGCTGAAAATTTCAGTCATGTCTCAGTCGCATCGATTCCCTCACACTCATTCCTTGAGTACAGTTCATTCTCAGTAATGTTAATCTCAAGTAGGGACACATCAGGAGGTGTTGATGACGTATAAACATCTTCTTCAACCACATTCATGTTATGAATACCTCGAGGCGGCGCTTTTAGCAACATATACCAATTTGTTTCATCATTGTACCTGGAATAGAATACTTGCTTTGCTTGTGATGCTAAAATGAAAGGATCACTTTcaaaaatttttagaccttgGTGTAAGTTGACCAGTGTGAAACCATCTTCAATTTTGATACCAGTTCCATGATTGGCCCAATCACACCTAAAAACAAGCACTTTGAAAGAATAGTAGTCTAGCAAAACAATATCACGTATAACCCCATAGTATGATAGTCTTCCTACTGTATGTGAACTGTCATTAGCATTAGATTGACAATCAGTATCAGCTTCAATTGAAACACCACTATCTTGTGTCGACCTTCCAACATCAATTGTGTGGAACCGATGTCCATTTACAATATATCCCGTATAAGATGTAACATGCTTTCTTGGACCATGTGATAGCCATTGAATTCGGTCTGAAGAGTTAACATGATCCTGTTTTGATAGCCATTCAGCAAATGTTTCCATATGTTGCTTTTGTAACAATGTTTCATTTCTTAAGAAACGATGATCTGTTTGTTTAAGCTCGTCAATGTGCATCCTAATTAAAATCATTGAATGAAGATGTtagaatacacaagatatgtaaTAAATCAAGACTAACAGTATGAAACTAACTACACTCACTGTAGATAAGGTTCAACTTCTGCAGTATTGAACAACACATATCGATGTGCAGCTTCTAACACGTgatcctctaaaatcttttCTATCCCTTTAGAAATTGGCCGACCTTCTAATAATCCATCTTCCAAATCATCGTTCCTCTTAGAACGAACACCAATACTAGAAGCATTTTTTATATAAGCACTACAAAATGCCATTCGTTCTTCTGCCAGGTAACACTCAGCTATACAACCTTCTGGTCTTGCCCTGTTCTTCACATACCCTTTTAGTATTTTCATAAATCTAAATCACAAAGCAAAATTCACATGAAATAAGTGTTGATagcaaaatataaaatttatcaaaaagATTAATGATTACTTAATACCTTTCAAATGGATACATCCAACGGAATTGGACTGGCCCACACAAGCGAGCCTCTCTTGCTAAATGAATTTTCAAGTGAACCGAGATGATAAAGAAAGCGGGTGGAAAATACCTTTCCAACAGGCATAGAATTTCAGCAATATTCTTCTCGAGTTGTTCTAAACGGTTCATGTCTAATACTCTTTGACATAATTCATTGTAAAATGCACCCAACAGAAATATAGCATTGCGTGGACCTTTCGGTAGAAGATCTCTCAATGCTACTGATAGCAattgttgcatcagaacatgacaatcatgagatttcagCCCAATAAGCTTACGCTCTTCTACAGAAATACAGTTACCAATATTTGAGCTATATCCATCGggtaactttattttcttcaacCTAGAGCAAAATACATCCATTTCTTTTTTAGACAGTGTGTACGGGGCAGCAggtaaatgatatttattttctcCTTTTTCTTGAGGATGTAATTCTTGTCTAATTTTTACGTGTACCAAATCTTTGCGAGCATTCACACCATCTTTGGATTTTTTCTTCAGGTTTAACAATGTGCCAATGATATTCTCGCAGACATTCTTTTCAACATGCATCACATCTAAGTTATGACGTAGCAGGAGGCCCTAAAGATAACCATAAACAAGTTTCATAGTGttagttcataatatttctaacaatttagaaacaaaatataaaaaaatttgcaaaagcTAATGAATAGAGTGCAAAATAACTTACACTCCAATATGGCAAATCGAAAAAAATTGACTTTTTCTTCCACCTTTGAACTGGTTTTTGTACCTCTTTTAAATTATCCTGCTTCTTCCTTTTTTTCCTCAAAGTGTTGACAGTCTCACCCTTTTGCTTTTTACCCTAGTCATTTTCAATATCTTTCAATGCATCGGTAATTTCTAACCCATTCAAAGGTCAAGGTTTCCCTTTACTCTCTATTTTCCCATTAAACCCTTTTTTTTCCGACGAAATGGATGATTAGTAGCAAAAAATCTCCTGTGGCCTAAGTATGCAAACTTTCTACTATACTTAAGCCACATAGAACATATGTCTTCACCACATATTGGGCAACCGAGTTTCCCTTTCGTGGCACAT
This window contains:
- the LOC142519076 gene encoding uncharacterized protein LOC142519076, encoding MHVEKNVCENIIGTLLNLKKKSKDGVNARKDLVHVKIRQELHPQEKGENKYHLPAAPYTLSKKEMDVFCSRLKKIKLPDGYSSNIGNCISVEERKLIGLKSHDCHVLMQQLLSVALRDLLPKGPRNAIFLLGAFYNELCQRVLDMNRLEQLEKNIAEILCLLERYFPPAFFIISVHLKIHLAREARLCGPVQFRWMYPFERFMKILKGYVKNRARPEGCIAECYLAEERMAFCSAYIKNASSIGVRSKRNDDLEDGLLEGRPISKGIEKILEDHVLEAAHRYVLFNTAEVEPYLQSLNNIQKMSKMAKKRSKGSVDEIQENISNRLSRMESNNSANSSHDLHGKEPIDDEKIDKKKGRGASKWKMVSGQDKCKELERNEFGQPVGDNSVKYASFLGCMIKEFCLIH